In the Sus scrofa isolate TJ Tabasco breed Duroc chromosome 6, Sscrofa11.1, whole genome shotgun sequence genome, one interval contains:
- the AGMAT gene encoding agmatinase, mitochondrial isoform X2 — protein sequence MLQLLVSGCARGLRAGVGVRGLLPLHPASPATGLGNPGLSPSRQASNTPRNQPPKADFVARSVGICSMMRLPVQASPEGLDAAFIGVPLDIGTSNRPGARYGPRRIREESVLLRPANPSTGALPFQSLMVADLGDVNVNLYNLQDSCRLIREAYQKIVAAGCIPLTLGGDHTITYPILQAMSEKHGPVGLVHVDAHMDTADKALGEKLYHGSPFRRCVEEGLLDCKRVVQIGIRGSSLTLDTYSYSRSQGFRVVLAEDCWLKSLVPLMGEVRQQMGGKPIYISFDIDSLDPAYAPGTGTPEIAGLTPSQALEIIRGCQGLNVVGCDLVEVSPPYDPFGNTALLAANLLFEMLCVLPKVTVV from the exons ATGCTTCAGCTGCTGGTTTCTGGCTGTGCCCGAGGCCTAAGGGCCGGCGTGGGCGTGCGGGGGCTGCTTCCCCTGCACCCAGCGAGTCCTGCTACAGGGCTTGGCAACCCAGGCCTCAGCCCGAGCCGCCAAGCCTCCAACACTCCCCGGAACCAGCCTCCCAAAGCTGATTTCGTGGCCCGGTCAGTGGGCATCTGTTCCATGATGCGGCTGCCCGTGCAGGCCTCCCCCGAGGGACTGGACGCTGCCTTCATCGGGGTGCCCCTGGACATTGGGACCTCCAACCGGCCCGGGGCAAG ATATGGACCCCGACGGATCCGGGAGGAATCAGTGCTGCTTCGCCCGGCCAACCCCAGCACGGGAGCCCTCCCCTTCCAGTCCCTCATGGTCGCAGACCTAGGAGATGTGAATGTCAACCTTTACAACCTTCAGGACAGCTGCCGCCTCATTCGAGAGGCCTATCAGAAAATCGTGGCAGCTGGCTGTATCCCTCTGACCTTGG GTGGAGATCACACCATCACATATCCCATATTGCAGGCGATGTCAGAAAA GCACGGCCCCGTGGGGCTGGTGCATGTGGACGCGCACATGGACACGGCGGACAAGGCCCTGGGGGAGAAGCTCTACCACGGGTCGCCCTTTCGCCGATGCGTGGAGGAGGGACTCTTGGACTGTAAGCGCGTGGTGCAGATTGGCATCCGGGGCTCTTCCCTGACCTTGGACACCTACAGCTATAGCCGGAGCCAG GGCTTTCGGGTGGTCCTGGCTGAAGACTGCTGGCTGAAGTCACTGGTTCCTCTGATGGGGGAAGTGAGGCAGCAGATGGGAGGCAAACCCATTTATATCAGCTTTGATATtgacagcttggatcccgcctaTGCCCCAGGGACGGGGACACCTGAAATTGCTGGCCTGACCCCGAGTCAG GCTCTGGAGATCATCCGAGGTTGTCAAGGCCTGAACGTGGTGGGTTGTGATCTTGTGGAAGTTTCGCCGCCATACGATCCTTTTG GAAACACGGCCCTCCTGGCGGCTAACTTGCTGTTTGAGATGCTGTGTGTTCTCCCCAAAGTGACAGTCGTCTGA
- the AGMAT gene encoding agmatinase, mitochondrial isoform X1: MLQLLVSGCVRGLRAGVGVRGLLPLHPASPATGLGNPGLSPSRQASNTPRNQPPKADFVARSVGICSMMRLPVQASPEGLDAAFIGVPLDIGTSNRPGARYGPRRIREESVLLRPANPSTGALPFQSLMVADLGDVNVNLYNLQDSCRLIREAYQKIVAAGCIPLTLGGDHTITYPILQAMSEKHGPVGLVHVDAHMDTADKALGEKLYHGSPFRRCVEEGLLDCKRVVQIGIRGSSLTLDTYSYSRSQGFRVVLAEDCWLKSLVPLMGEVRQQMGGKPIYISFDIDSLDPAYAPGTGTPEIAGLTPSQLDLGQALEIIRGCQGLNVVGCDLVEVSPPYDPFGNTALLAANLLFEMLCVLPKVTVV; the protein is encoded by the exons atgctgcagctgctggtttctGGCTGTGTCCGAG GCCTAAGGGCCGGCGTGGGCGTGCGGGGGCTGCTTCCCCTGCACCCAGCGAGTCCTGCTACAGGGCTTGGCAACCCAGGCCTCAGCCCGAGCCGCCAAGCCTCCAACACTCCCCGGAACCAGCCTCCCAAAGCTGATTTCGTGGCCCGGTCAGTGGGCATCTGTTCCATGATGCGGCTGCCCGTGCAGGCCTCCCCCGAGGGACTGGACGCTGCCTTCATCGGGGTGCCCCTGGACATTGGGACCTCCAACCGGCCCGGGGCAAG ATATGGACCCCGACGGATCCGGGAGGAATCAGTGCTGCTTCGCCCGGCCAACCCCAGCACGGGAGCCCTCCCCTTCCAGTCCCTCATGGTCGCAGACCTAGGAGATGTGAATGTCAACCTTTACAACCTTCAGGACAGCTGCCGCCTCATTCGAGAGGCCTATCAGAAAATCGTGGCAGCTGGCTGTATCCCTCTGACCTTGG GTGGAGATCACACCATCACATATCCCATATTGCAGGCGATGTCAGAAAA GCACGGCCCCGTGGGGCTGGTGCATGTGGACGCGCACATGGACACGGCGGACAAGGCCCTGGGGGAGAAGCTCTACCACGGGTCGCCCTTTCGCCGATGCGTGGAGGAGGGACTCTTGGACTGTAAGCGCGTGGTGCAGATTGGCATCCGGGGCTCTTCCCTGACCTTGGACACCTACAGCTATAGCCGGAGCCAG GGCTTTCGGGTGGTCCTGGCTGAAGACTGCTGGCTGAAGTCACTGGTTCCTCTGATGGGGGAAGTGAGGCAGCAGATGGGAGGCAAACCCATTTATATCAGCTTTGATATtgacagcttggatcccgcctaTGCCCCAGGGACGGGGACACCTGAAATTGCTGGCCTGACCCCGAGTCAG CTTGATCTTGGGCAGGCTCTGGAGATCATCCGAGGTTGTCAAGGCCTGAACGTGGTGGGTTGTGATCTTGTGGAAGTTTCGCCGCCATACGATCCTTTTG GAAACACGGCCCTCCTGGCGGCTAACTTGCTGTTTGAGATGCTGTGTGTTCTCCCCAAAGTGACAGTCGTCTGA